The following are from one region of the Micromonas commoda chromosome 12, complete sequence genome:
- a CDS encoding predicted protein: MQASLSASFTRTAPLRVRTAAKPRDRVAMRAVAYDKKSKGKPSLVGVIKVPKHFEHEMDALVVSHEAHMHDTHVVYNGQEAEEGRPRFLEYYVTKINEVEDPLDTKVSTPTGHLLYAWNEKYVSAADVDEHMKIGDAKWDQFPKLLKLVKTNGHFMIAGHGKIVANYNDCSEPCTARKGDTTVSLGLVVPGRLERDVDAAWRQHERWMRKTHDFGEGVHGKYDDLTRPRITQYTVTKAYEHVDPMDPLSAKTGNVMYAVEESYVSHDGVKGHMEIAPPELDIMKYLTNKSYVRYMDVGQGHVIAAMPRKLTSNIVSGLGKFFQQIFNPGKVAAYAGGECDPDDCEEAF, from the exons ATGCAAGCCTCACTTTCCGCCTCCTTCACGCGCACCGCGCCTCTCCGCGtgcgcaccgccgccaagccccgcgaccgcgtcgccatgcgcgccgtcgcctaCGACAAGAAGTCCAAAGGAAAGCCctcgctcgtcggcgtcatTAAGGTCCCCAAGCACTTCGAGCACGAGATGGATGCGCTCGTCGTGAGCCACGAGGCGCACATGCACGACACGCACGTGGTCTATAACGGTCAGGAGGCCGAAGAGGGACGCCCCAGGTTCCTCGAGTACTACGTCACGAAGATCAACGAGGTGGAAGATCCCCTCGACACCAAGG TGTCCACTCCCACCGGCCACCTCCTCTACGCGTGGAACGAGAAGtacgtctccgccgcggacgtcgatgAGCACATGAagatcggcgacgcgaagtgGGACCAGTTCCCCAAGCTCCTCAAGCTCGTCAAGACCAACGGCCACTTCATGATCGCCGGCCACGGGAAGATTGTCGCCAACTACAACGACTGCTCCGAGCCGTGCACCGCGAGGAAGGGCGACACGACCGTCTctctcggcctcgtcgtgcCCGGCAGGCTCGagcgggacgtcgacgccgcttGGAGGCAGCACGAGAGGTGGATGCGCAAGACG CACGActtcggcgagggcgtccacgGCAAGTACGACGACCTGACCCGCCCCAGGATCACCCAGTACACCGTCACCAAGGCGTACGAGCACGTCGACCCGATGGACCCGCTCTCCGCCAAGACCGGCAACGTCATGTACGCGGTTGAGGAGAGCTACGTGTCCCACGACGGCGTGAAGGGCCACATGGAGATTGCGCCCCCCGAGCTCGACATCATGAAGTACCTCACCAACAAGTCTTACGTCCGTTACATGGACGTCGGGCAGGGtcacgtcatcgccgccatgcCCCGCAAGCTCACGTCCAACATCGTGTCCGGCCTGGGGAAATTCTTCCAGCAGATCTTCAACCCCGGCAAGGTTGCGGCgtacgccggcggcgagtgcgacCCCGACGATTGCGAGGAGGCGTTTTAA
- a CDS encoding predicted protein: MRERQQRRREESAALKIQAVHRGRKVRRDLDFRSIAQKKKAGVEVGNELVEMKNRMIEMRARMKDRERKVDALKLKKIRRYESGKDASQGNYFGEERKRLERKETSRARRAARR, encoded by the coding sequence ATGCGCGAGCGTCaacagcggcgacgagaggagagcgcggcgctgaagaTTCAAGCCGTCCATCGCGGTCGCAAAGTGCGTCGAGACTTGGACTTTCGGTCCATCGcgcagaagaagaaggcggggGTGGAGGTTGGGAACGAGCTCGTGGAGATGAAGAACAGGATGAtcgagatgcgcgcgcggatgaAGGATCGCGAGCGGAAGGTGGACGCGCTGAAGCTGAAGAAGATTCGGCGGTACGAATCCGGGAAGGACGCGTCGCAGGGGAATTACTTTGGCGAGGAGAGGAAGCGGCTGGAGAGGAAGgagacgtcgcgggcgcggcgcgcggcgcggcggtag
- a CDS encoding predicted protein yields MMPGAPATGGLPGGAPPMMMRPPGGPPGGPPGGPPPGRIDPAQIPRPAHDPHAEPIRWDSRTQHGAAAHPPAASTSFIAVDRGCCNPRYMRSTMSTIPHTGELLASSGMPLSIMVQPLAISSPEEDPIQVVDNGDQGPLRCSRCKAYMNPFARWLDHGRFQCNFCQATSECPREYMCNLGADGKRMDWQQRPELCRGSVEYAAPAEYMVRRPMAPALIFCVDVSLAAVQSGATTSAVEAIARTLDAMPEQTRTLVGICTYDSVIHFYHIHEGMAQPRMLVVPDADEPYSPLPAGMAVPLAANREAIDAVLKQIPEMFANNRHGSPVGTAAVKACVEALKPVGGRVLAFMGTQPTGGLGKLSNRAAQAPNVGAKEAEKEPLKYLAPADKIYTKLATEAAEYQVAIDVFLLAPAQYVDVASLGTLPRITGGTLYRYPGFNTQLDFAQLHNDLRWNVQRPQGLEAVMRVRASNGLGVADYGGFYCKRTPTDVDLPALDCDKAIVCNMRYEERLNDGGEAYVQCALLYTTVRGERRIRVHTMAMPITSVLGNVFRAADLEAQTCDMIRKVSARLLGGSASIQNVKDQTITTTVNTLYAYRKFCASNNSTGQLILPEGLKVLPLYCLGLHKSPGMRADAHADDRAAWLLNGLCAPVKMCVPSVYPRNFPVHRLVDECAAEGTEFPPLPPVTWLSAEKLEQDGIYVLEDAREMLVWVGRQVPDAVLRETFGVDHVDHIQSNAAALKQLDTPRSKSLNAFVNCMRRMRSGYLRTRILRRGDPAEAHFYAKLTEDRNIAGMSYVDFLCHVHRLIQNKFQ; encoded by the exons ATGATGCCGGgagcgcccgcgacgggcggcttGCCGGGCGGCGCTCCCCCGATGATGATGCGACCCCCGGGAGGGCCGCCGGGCGGTCCTCCCggcgggccgccgccgggc CGCATCGACCCCGCGCAGatcccccgccccgcgcacGATCCCCACGCGGAACCCATCCGGTGGGACTCCCGCACGcagcacggcgccgcggcgcaccctcccgcggcgtccacgagcttcatcgccgtcgaccgcggGTGCTGCAACCCGCGATACATGCGATCCACGATGAGCACGATACCGCACACCGGCGAGTtgctcgcgtcgagcggcATGCCGCTGTCGATCATGGTGCAGCCGCTGGCGatctcgtcgccggaggaggacccgATCCAGGTGGTGGACAACGGCGATCAGGGACCGCTGCGAtgctctcggtgcaaggcGTACATGAACCCCTTCGCGCGGTGGCTCGACCACGGTCGGTTCCAGTGCAACTTTTGCCAAGCCACCTCGGAGTGCCCGAGGGAGTACATGTGCAAcctgggcgccgacggcaagCGCATGGACTGGCAGCAGAGGCCCGAGCTCTGCCGCGGCAGCGTCGAgtacgccgcgcccgccgagtACATGGTCCGACGAccgatggcgccggcgctcaTATTTTGCGTCGACGtttcgctcgcggcggtgcagagcggcgcgacgacgtcggcggtggaggcgatcgcgcggacgCTGGACGCGATGCCGGAACAGACGCGAACGCTCGTCGGCATCTGCACGTACGATAGCGTGATTCACTTTTACCACATCCACGAGGGTATGGCGCAGCCGCGCATGCTCGTGGTGCCAGACGCGGATGAGCCGTATTCGCCGCTTCCCGCCGGCATGGCGGTTCCGCTGGCCGCGAACCGCGAAgccatcgacgcggtgctGAAGCAGATTCCCGAGATGTTCGCGAACAACAGGCACGGTTCACCGGTGggaaccgccgcggtgaaagcgtgcgtcgaggcgctcaaaCCCGTTGGGGGACGGGTTCTCGCGTTTATGGGCACGCAGCCCACGGGTGGGCTCGGTAAGCTGTCCaatcgcgccgcgcaggcgcccaacgtcggcgcgaaggaggcggagaaggagccGCTCAAGtacctcgcccccgcggacaAGATCTACACCAAGCTGGccaccgaggcggcggagtaTCAGGTTGCGATTGACGTCTTTttgctcgcgccggcgcagtACGTCGACGTGGCGAGTCTgg GAACGCTCCCGCGAATCACCGGGGGAACTTTGTACCGATACCCGGGCTTCAACACCCAGCTCGACTTTGCTCAGCTGCACAACGACCTGCGATGGAACGTGCAGAGGCCGCAGGGTTTGGAGGCGGTCATGAGGGTGCGCGCCAGCAACGGTCTCGGCGTCGCTGATTACGGGGGTTTCTACTGCAAGCGAACGCCCACCGACGTCGACTTGCCGGCGTTGGATTGCGACAAGGCGATCGTGTGCAACATGCGTTACGAGGAACGGTTgaacgacgggggcgaggcGTACGTGCAGTGCGCGCTGCTGTACACCACGGTGCGGGGGGAACGGCGCATACGCGTGCACACGATGGCGATGCCGATCACGAGCGTGCTGGGCAACGTGTTTCGAGCCGCGGATCTGGAGGCGCAGACGTGCGACATGATCCGGAAGGTCTCGGCGAGGCTTCTGGGCGGTTCCGCGAGCATCCAGAACGTCAAGGACCAGACCATAACCACCACGGTCAACACGTTGTACGCGTACCGCAAGTTCTGCGCGTCGAACAACAGCACGGGGCAGCTCATCCTCCCCGAGGGCCTCAAGGTTTTGCCCCTCTACTGCCTCGGATTGCACAAGTCGCCCGGgatgcgcgccgacgcgcacgccgacgaccgcgcggcgtggCTCCTCAACGGCCTCTGCGCCCCCGTCAAGATGTGCGTGCCGTCCGTGTACCCGAGAAACTTCCCGGTGCATCGGCTGGTGGACGAatgcgccgccgagggcacGGAGTTTCCGCCGCTCCCCCCGGTGACGTGGCTCAGCGCCGAGAAGCTGGAGCAGGACGGCATCTacgtcctcgaggacgcgagggagatgCTCGTGTGGGTGGGACGGCAGGttcccgacgccgtcctgcGCGAGACGTTCGGGGTGGACCACGTGGACCACATACAGagcaacgccgcggcgctgaagcAGTTGGACACGCCGAGGAGTAAGAGCCTCAACGCGTTTGTCAACTGCATGCGCCGCATGCGAAGCGGGTATCTCCGCACGCGGATACTGCGTCGCGGGGatccggcggaggcgcactTCTACGCCAAGCTGACGGAGGATCGGAACATAGCGGGGATGTCGTACGTGGATTTCCTCTGCCACGTGCACAGGCTGATCCAGAACAAGTTTCAGtga
- a CDS encoding mitochondrial carrier family (S-adenosylmethionine) yields LYDGLVPNLLKEGPPLALYLGIYEALKSLLLRNTELAPVFCYLAAGAVGECVGSVVRVPAEAIKSTRQADGSVTVAGAVAKNFGDCKGRSNLIRAWSVAVVRDVPFG; encoded by the coding sequence ctgTACGACGGCCTCGTCCCGAATCTCCTCAAGGAGGGCCCCCCGCTGGCGCTCTACCTGGGGATATACGAGGCTCTCAAGTCGCTCCTGCTGCGAAACACGGAACTAGCCCCCGTCTTTTGttacctcgccgcgggcgcagtcggcgagtgcgtcggctccgtcgttcgcgtccccgccgaggcgatcaAGTCCACGCGTCAAGCGGACGGCTcggtcaccgtcgccggcgccgtcgccaaaaACTTTGGGGATTGCAAAGGGCGAAGTAACCTCATTCGCGCGtggtccgtcgccgtggtaCGCGACGTCCCCTTCGGTGA
- a CDS encoding predicted protein, whose translation MSDSDSSGGGWGDDVTRPLRIYVLRHEKRPVDDPTFDVSLTDEGLEDAEELVCEELNELGVNAVYSSPYKRVLQTVEPYLDQVHVGMGACVEWCLSEHPEPNDTPPTEIPDEWHDEFSIESTHVPLMTAEEAHAKNRTIEQVFNRLADFVELLSKVHDEGDVVLLATHQTSVHALLSMASGIPVDCMDVPMGKIVELDWHGVIKYKYHGGPEPPWACYESHFHPSKNKHGGELKFTYIAAEEDSEED comes from the coding sequence atgTCCGACTCGGACTcttccggcggcgggtggggggATGATGTCACGAGGCCCCTGCGCATATACGTCCTCAGGCACGAGAAGCGGCCGGTGGACGACCCCACGTTCGACGTCAGCCTGACGGACGAGGGCCtggaggatgccgaggaaCTGGTGTGTGAAGAACTCAACGAATTAGGCGTCAACGCGGTGTACTCGTCGCCGTACAAGCGCGTGTTGCAGACGGTCGAGCCGTACCTCGATCAGGTTCACGTGGGCATGGGGGCGTGCGTGGAGTGGTGCCTCTCCGAGCACCCCGAGCCCAACGACACGCCGCCCACCGAGATCCCGGACGAGTGGCACGATGAGTTCTCCATCGAATCGACGCACGTGCCGTTGatgaccgcggaggaggcgcacgCCAAGAACCGTACCATCGAGCAGGTGTTCAATCGGTTAGCGGATTTCGTGGAGCTCTTGTCCAAGGTGcacgacgaaggcgacgtGGTGCTGCTCGCGACGCACCAGACCTCGGTGCACGCGCTGCTGTCGATGGCGAGCGGCATCCCCGTCGACTGCATGGACGTCCCGATGGGTAAAATAGTGGAGCTGGACTGGCACGGCGTGATCAAGTACAAGTACCACGGCGGGCCCGAACCGCCGTGGGCGTGCTACGAGAGCCACTTTCACCCGTCCAAAAACAAACACGGCGGCGAACTCAAGTTCACgtacatcgccgccgaggaggactcCGAGGAGGACTGA
- a CDS encoding predicted protein translates to MASVTSTRALSASRAASLRGASHLKSSARAAVAAPRRRRPNHAGKCLAYFDDSSDFGGGGSGVDPESLAILQQRLGQRIDLEGEGAERLNKTAGLLLDASGRAIDKDERRKVLKADEAGQAQQALEISYDPEGLFPDVDETSASMLIDKKMKAKEIELQKKEEEELRKEYEAARAELEAARDARIQPTTHDELVAYFFSTEFNEMEYEIVKQRPLLTDDFFAYLAARRDGEGDEEEKGKLDALFTVTSNFVGFVDQTTRAMLSPLERMKKLLGAKDKRAMILEMVDNDELDLNLMALLKTNINTARQAGQEDAAKFMEKIYAACAKFVDGA, encoded by the coding sequence ATGGCGTCCGTCacgtccacccgcgcgctctccgcgtcgcgcgccgcctccctccgcggcgcgtcccacCTCAAGtccagcgcccgcgcggcggtcgccgccccgcgccggcgccgacccaATCACGCCGGGAAGTGTTTGGCGTACTTCGACGATTCCTCCgactttggcggcggcggcagcggcgtggACCCCGAGTCCCTCGCGATCCTCCAGCAGAGGCTCGGTCAGCGCATCgacctcgagggcgagggcgccgagcgcctcaaCAAGACCGcgggcctcctcctcgacgcctccgGCCGCGCCATCGACAAGGACGAGCGCAGGAAGGTGCTcaaggcggacgaggccggCCAGGCGCAGCAGGCGCTCGAGATCTCCTACGACCCGGAGGGCTTGTtccccgacgtcgacgagacCAGCGCGAGCATGCTCATCGACAAGAAGATgaaggcgaaggagatcGAGCTgcagaagaaggaggaggaggagctgcgCAAGGAatacgaggcggcgagggcggagctggaggcggcgcgggatgcgCGGATTCAACCCACCAcgcacgacgagctcgtggcgTACTTCTTCTCCACCGAGTTCAACGAGATGGAGTACGAGATCGTCAAGCAGCGCCCTTTGCTGACGGACGACTTCTTCGCGTACCTGGCGGCcaggcgcgacggcgagggcgacgaagaGGAGAAGGGTAAGTTGGATGCGCTCTTCACGGTGACGAGCAACTTCGTGGGTTTCGTGGAccagacgacgcgcgcgatgctgTCGCCGCTGGAGCGCATGAAGAAGCTGCTGGGCGCGAAGGACAAGAGGGCGATGATCCTGGAGATGGTGGACAACGACGAGCTGGACCTCAACCTCATGGCGCTCCTCAAGACGAACATCAACACGGCGCGGCAGGCGGGgcaggaggacgccgccaagTTCATGGAGAAGATCTacgcggcgtgcgccaagttcgtggacggcgcgtgA
- a CDS encoding predicted protein codes for MSAAMTAIASRVVHARASFKPPIARPGRAARARGGAAPGGGTGGRGELRIARRAEQSGGERRVSSEDAVAESAAPEGEQPPVPDTAAPKDLGAQIQELKNKGSGGAGGMPKEAENPFIGAFEEIGQTEWPSPISALQTTGIVIAIVMGSTFVLLTVNSALSAISQAVFK; via the coding sequence ATGTCAGCTGCGATgaccgccatcgcgtcgcgcgtcgtgcacgcgcgcgcctccttcaAGCCGCCGATCGCCCGTCCGGGTCgcgcggcacgcgcgcgcgggggagcggcgcccggcgggggaacgggcggccgcggagaGCTCCGcatcgcgaggcgcgcggagcagagcgggggcgagcggcgcgtgtcgtccgaggacgccgtcgcggaatcggcggcgcccgaggggGAGCAACCGCCGGTTcccgacaccgccgcgcccaaggaTCTCGGCGCGCAGATCCAGGAGCTGAAGAACAAGggatcgggcggcgcgggcgggatgccgaaggaggcggagaacCCGTTCATCGGAGCCTTCGAGGAGATCGGCCAGACGGAGTGGCCTTCGCCGATCAGCGCGCTGCAGACCACCGGGATCGTCATCGCGATCGTGATGGGGAGCACGTTCGTGCTGCTCACCGTCAActccgcgctctccgcaATCTCCCAGGCCGTCTTCAAGTGA
- a CDS encoding predicted protein, with amino-acid sequence MPKEYVDAKFKLQALGLEPAVIFPGGAIAPTGLKMQKEDPSVPSDPAFSELFHHPIFDEPPREFKPDCADKISHYYNGFWQTIIKYTICLPLTIAEKTNSCGCSEKLSDEALEIFITGMIQGIVDLNTEKPHSPARQLAVNMFAEGCWDGPTLVGVLAPVINEAVNDNWYNIRTNTYSKQTGTAVLELIFEAPGYTPEVERATILKMKQLILQKCVLCCNGPVTAWNNEEAKEGAKQIGKWIMGKIGGIGGAVELASSMV; translated from the coding sequence ATGCCGAAAGAGTACGTGGATGCAAAGTTCAAGCTCCAAGCCCTCGGCCTGGAACCCGCCGTGATCTTCCCCGGCGGTGCTATCGCCCCAACAGGTTTGAAGATGCAGAAAGAGGATCCCTCGGTACCCTCGGACCCCGCCTTCTCAGAGTTGTTCCACCACCCGATCTTCGACGAACCCCCGCGCGAGTTCAAGCCCGACTGCGCAGATAAGATCTCGCACTACTACAATGGCTTCTGGCAAACCATTATCAAGTACACCATCTGTCTTCCACTTACGATCGCTGAGAAGACCAACTCGTGCGGGTGCTCTGAAAAGTTAAGCGATGAGGCGCTTGAGATTTTCATCACAGGAATGATTCAGGGCATCGTCGATTTGAACACCGAAAAGCCTCACTCCCCCGCGCGGCAACTGGCTGTCAATATGTTCGCCGAAGGGTGCTGGGACGGCCCGACGCTAGTTGGTGTACTCGCACCCGTGATTAACGAAGCGGTGAATGACAACTGGTACAACATTCGCACCAACACGTACAGCAAACAAACTGGAACCGCGGTCCTTGAGTTAATTTTTGAGGCCCCTGGTTACACCCCAGAAGTCGAGCGAGCCACGATCTTAAAGATGAAGCAGTTGATCTTACAGAAGTGCGTGCTGTGCTGCAACGGACCTGTTACGGCGTGGAACAACGAAGAGGCGAAGGAAGGTGCAAAGCAGATCGGCAAGTGGATTATGGGCAAAATtggcggcatcggcggcgccgtggaactcgcctcgtcgatggtCTGA
- a CDS encoding predicted protein: MRKPRGPTAGASGDEAGPLAEGTPPPKKRGRRANEGAGAAMEPTTTTKKTSASRPPCPHGLAPRGRCLKCSGCPHGRQKSKCVKCGGSEVCTHGRVRYRCKDCGGKGMCEHRRQRALCKECGGRGICGHGRQRNKCVECGGSGICEHGRQRQHCRECGGSAFCEHGRQKNKCATCKVKAE; the protein is encoded by the coding sequence ATGCGCAAACCTCGCGGACCCACCGCGGGAGCGTCCGGCGACGAAGCGGGCCCGCTCGCGGAAggcaccccgccgccgaagaagcGCGGCCGGCGGGCCAACGAGGGAGCTGGCGCCGCGATGGAacccacgacgacgacgaagaagacgtccgcgtcgaggccgccgtgTCCGCACGGGTTGGCGCCGCGAGGCCGGTGCTTGAAGTGTTCCGGGTGCCCGCACGGTCGGCAAAAGTCCAAGTGCGTCAAGTGCGGCGGCTCGGAGGTGTGCACGCACGGACGGGTGCGTTACCGGTGCAAGGACTGCGGAGGCAAGGGAATGTGCGAGCACCGAAGGCAGCGCGCgctgtgcaaggagtgcggcgggcgcggcatCTGCGGGCACGGGAGGCAGCGGAACAAGTGCGTGGAgtgcggcgggagcggcatctgcgagcacgggcgGCAACGGCAGCACTGCagggagtgcggcgggtctgcattctgcgagcacggtcgtcagaAAAACAAATGCGCGACGTGCAAAGTGAAGGCAGAGTGA